CCTTCTTACCATTAAACCAAAAGTTTGTTGAAGAAAAAGGCGATACATTCGCTACTAGCGCTGATACATTATTATCAAACGGACCATTCAAGTTCTCTAACTGGACTAGTACTGCTCAAGAGTGGGAATTAGTTAAGAATGCAGATTACTGGGATGCAAAAACTGTTAAATTAGAAAAAATGCATTATGTAGTAGTTAAAGAATCACAAACTGCTGTTGACCTATATGAAAAAGGTGAAGTTGACCGTGCTGGTTTATCATCTGACCTAGTTGACCAATACTCAACTCATGATGATTACACAGTAGAACCTGATACTTCTGTATTCTATATTAAGTTTAACCAAACAAGAAACAAAGCTCTTGCTAACGCAAACGTACGTAATGCACTTGCTCGTGCATTTGATAAGCAAGCATTAGTAGATGAAATCTTAAACAACGGTTCTATCGTTGCTAACGGTCTAGTACCAAAAGATTTCGTTCCAACTCCAGATGGTAAAGACTTCCGCGAAGTTAGTGGAGATCTAATGAAATACGATTTAGACGAAGCTAAGAAATACTGGGAAAAAGCTTTAACTGAACTAGGAACTGATACAGTTGAAATCGAATTCCTAGGCGGAGACAACGAAGTTTCTAAAATGATGAACCAATATCTTGCAAACCAATGGACAACTAACCTACCTGGTTTAAAAGTTACTTTAAAAGAAGTACCATTTGAACAACGTCTAGAACTAGACACAGCTATGGATTATGACATGCAGTTTGCTGGATGGGGACCTGACTTCCTAGATCCATATACTTATATGAATCTTTGGTTAACTGATGGCGGAAACAACCAAATGGGCTATTCTAACCCAGAATATGATAAGTTAGTAAACGAAACAGCTACAACTTTAGCTACAGATCCAGAAGCACGTAATGAAAACTTCTTAAAAGCAGAAAAAATCTTATTTAAAGATGCAGCAATCGCTCCTGTATATCAAAGAGCATCTGCTCTACTAGTTTCTCCTAAAGTACAGGGTGTATTTACAAACCCATTCGGAGCAACTTACGAATACAAGTGGGCTAGCGTTGGTGCTGAAGAATAATAATCAGTAAAAAAATAGTATAGTATACTATTATAAAATTGAAGGGAGTGTATGCTTTTAAAGCATATACTCTCTTTCGGCTTATGGGCGCGAATATTCCGATTATAACAAAAATTTATAATCGACTCGATATAACATATAATAAAGAGAAATTTAGGAGGTGCAAACATGACTCGATATTTACTCCGTCGCGTATGGTATATGTTAATAACATTATTTATTATTGCGACTTTCTCGTTCTTTCTCATGAAAATATTGCCGGGTAGCCCGTTACAGGCAGAAGATAAATTGAGTGAAGAACAAAAGGCAATTATTTTAGAAAAATATGGGTTAAATGAACCTATTCCAGTTCAATATGCAAAATATCTTGGTGGGCTTGTAAAAGGTGATTTGGGCGTATCGTTTAAGTTTGACAATACACCGGTTACAACAATCTTGATGGACAGAATTGGGCCATCTGCACTATTAGGCTTTCAAGCATTGATAGTAGGGTCTATCTTAGGTATAATCCTTGGATTATTAGCATCTATCTTCAGGAATAGTCCAATTGACTTTTCTTCTACTATTATTGCAGTTATAGGAACCTCGATTCCTTCATTTGTGTTTGCAGGATTATTACAATATGTATTTGCTGTAAAATTAGGCTGGTTCCCTGTGGCTCTATGGGGCACATCTGCACATACCATTTTGCCAACGATTGCTTTGGCCATTCACCCGATGGCAACAGCTGCACGTTTTACAAGGACTGAAATGGTAGAAGTGTTACATTCTAATTACATCATTACCGCGCGCGCGAAAGGTGTTTCTGAAACCGGAATCATTTTAAAACATGGATTGCGAAATGCACTTATTCCATTAATCACTGTATTGGGCCCAATGGCAGTTGGTTTGATGACTGGTTCAATGGTTATCGAACAAATTTTTGCGATTCCTGGTATTGGCGAGCAATTCGTTACATCTGTTATGGTAAATGACTACCCAACGATTATGGGTACAACATTGTTATTTGCTTTCGGATTTATTGTGATTATCTTAATCATTGACCTCCTATACGGATTAATTGATCCTAGGATTAGACTAGCAGGAGGAAATAAATAAAATGGATAAAAATAACCTAAATAATATACCAAAAGATTTATTTGTTCCTCTGGTACGTAAAGAGGATACGAGTGAAAAAATATCAGCTCCAAGCAGAACGTTTTTTCAGGACGCAAAAAGAACACTTTTAGGTAATAAGCCTGCCGTTTTCAGTATGATCCTTATCCTGTTTATTATTATCATGAGTATTATTGGTCCTTGGATGAACGACTTTGGCTCAGATGAACAGGATTTAAAAAGAGCAAAAATGCCTCCACGTGTACCAGTTCTAGAGAATGTCTCTTGGCTAGGTATGGATGGTACATTATCTGGAAAGTTCCAAGGTAAAGATGTTCAGCAGGCTACTGCTAAGGCGAATGCAAGATTTGATAATAAAGAAGAGTTTATTGATATTAAAGTCCTTAATAAAGGTGATGGCACTAGAAATTCTGCTGAAGTTGAAGCTACTTATCATATTTATGAAGCAAAAGATATGAAAGACACTTATTTCTGGTTTGGTAGTGATGCCTTAGGACGTGACCAATGGACAAGGCTTTGGGAAGGTACAAGGGTTTCCTTAATCATTGCTTTTGTTGCGGCAGTACTTGACCTTGTGATTGGGGTTTCTTATGGTGGTATCTCTGCTTTTTATGGCGGAAGAGTTGACAATGTGATGCAGCGTATTGCTGAGATTTTGGTAGGTATTCCGAACCTAGTTATTATCTTATTAATGATGCTCGTTCTTAAGCCAGGTATTATTTCGATTGTCATTGCTTTATCGATCACTGGCTGGATTGGTATGTCCCGGATTGTCCGTGGTGAAGTATTAAAGCTAAAAAACCAAGAGTTTGTTTTAGCTTCAAGAACATTAGGGACATCTAATGGTACCATCATTAGAAAACACTTAGTTCCAAATATCAGTGGTATTATCATTATTAACACGATGTTTTCAGTTCCAGGAGCGATCTTTTTTGAGGCATTCCTAAGCTTTATTGGATTAGGTATTGTTCCTCCAGATGCTTCACTAGGATCTCTAATTGACCTTGGGTTTGATAACCTCAGACTTTATCCATATATGCTTGTGTTTCCGGCAATTGTAATTTCTGTTCTTATGATTGCATTTAATATTGTTGGTGATGGTTTGAGAGATGCATTCGATCCGAAAATGCATAAATAAGAAGGTAGGTGTTTAATAAATGAGTAAATTATTAGAAGTCAAAGATTTAAAAGTATCATTTAACACCTACAATGGTGAAGTGCATGCTGTTCGAGGTGTTACCTTTGATTTAAATAAAGGTGAGACATTGGCTATAGTAGGTGAATCTGGATCCGGGAAGTCAGTAACCTCTAATGCCATCATGAGACTCCTTCCAGAGCCGCATGGCTATATTAAGGAAGGTCAAATCCTTCTTGAAGGAGTAGACCTAGCCAAGAAGACAAGCAAGGAAATGCAAAAAATCCGTGGTAAAGACATTTCAATGGTTTTCCAAGATCCAATGTCGTCTTTGAATCCGACAATGAAAATTGGAAATCAGATTATGGAAGGTCTTATTAAGCACCAAAATATGAGCAAACAAGAGGCGAGAAAAACCGCTCTTGAACTTCTAACCCTAGTTGGAATTCCAAGACCGGATGTGCGTATAGATCAATACCCTCACCAATTTTCAGGCGGTATGCGTCAACGTGTGGTTGTAGCGATTGCATTAGCATGTAATCCAAAGATCTTAATTGCGGACGAACCAACGACTGCGCTTGACGTAACCATTCAAGCTCAAATCCTAGAGTTGATGAAGAGTATTCAACAAAAAACGGATAGTGCGATTATTTTTATCACGCATGACCTCGGTGTTGTAGCAAACGTGGCAGACCGCGTAGCGGTTATGTACGCTGGAAAAATCGTAGAAATTGGGACAGTAGATGATATTTTCTACAATCCTAAGCACCCATATACTTGGGGTTTGATCGGTTCCATGCCTACATTGGATAGCAGTGACGAAGAGCTTTTTGCTATTCCTGGAAGCCCGCCTAACATGCTTACTCCTCCTGTAGGGGATGCGTTTGCTCCAAGAAATCAATTTGCTTTAGAAATTGATACAGTAATGGAACCGCCAATGTTTAAGGTTTCAGACACACATTACGCGGCAACCTGGCTGCTGCACCCAGATGCGCCTAAAATTGAGCCGCCTGATGCTGTTAAGCACAGGATGCAAGGTTTTGCTCAAACAGGTACTAAAGGCGGTGGAAAACGGTGACAAGAGAAAAACTACTTGAAGTAAAGAACTTACAAAAGCATTTTGCTGTAGGTAAAAAGAATACGATCAAGGCTGTTGACGGTGTTAGCTTTGACGTATATAAAGGTGAAACTTTTGGTCTAGTTGGGGAATCTGGTTGTGGAAAGTCTACAACAGGGAGAACCATCATTAGACTTTACGATGCAACAGGCGGCGAAGTTAAATTTGCTGGTGAAGATGTTCACGGCAAGAAAAATAAGTCCCAACTTCTTAAATTTAATCGGAAAATGCAGATGATTTTCCAGGATCCGTCTTCATCCTTAAATCCGAGAATGACGGTACTTGATATCATTGCTGAAGGTCTAGACGTCCACAAACTAGTGAAAAATGATGCGGAGCGTAAAGCGAAGGTTGAGGAATTACTAGAAGCGGTAGGTCTAAACAAGGAGCATGCTACGCGTTTCCCACATGAATTCAGCGGCGGGCAAAGACAGCGGATTGGTATTGCTAGAGCGCTGGCAGTGGATCCTGAGTTTATCATTGCCGATGAACCTATTTCTGCATTGGACGTTTCTATTCAAGCACAGGTAGTCAATCTGCTTAAGAAACTCCAAAAAGAACGTGGTTTAACGTATTTGTTCATCGCTCATGACCTTTCAATGGTTAAGTATATTTCAGACAGAATTGGTGTTATGTATATGGGTAACTTGGTAGAATTAGCAGAGAGTGATGAATTATACAACAATCCTATTCATCCTTATACAAAATCATTGTTATCTGCTATTCCTCTTCCAGATCCAAGATACGAGCGCACTCGTAAACGTATGCCTTATGATCCAACTGTACATGATGCAGATGGTGAGTTTGAGCTAAGAGAAGTTACACCAGGTCATTTTGTGCGTTGTACGGCAAAGGAATTTGAAAGATACCAAAATGAGCAAAAAAATAAATAAGCAGTAGTTAAAAAAGAGTGTTGACGAATCAACACTCTTTTCTTACGGCTAAAAATAGGCCACCTCAACACTAGCATTACTTTCTTTTAGAACTTTATAAAGCATATCAATATGGTCGTTGTTTTTTGTTTCTACCGATATTTCCAGACCAGCATATCCTGGATATATATTTTTACCCATTCGATTGAGATTAACGGATTGGATATTCGCATCTAATTCGGTAAGAGAGCTCAAAGTCTTTTGAAGTTCACCAGGTTTATCCTTTAGGGTGATGGTAAATGTAGCAAAGCGCCCCGACTCGACTAAACCGCGTTCGATGATTCTTGAAATAAAATTCATATCAACATTGCCTCCGCTTAATATGGCAACTACTTTCTTTTCTTTCAAGTTTACTTTCTCATATAAAAGTGATGATAGTGAACATGCTCCAGATCCTTCCACTAGCAGTTTGTTTCTTTCTAATAGCATAAGCATCGTTCTAGCAATTTCCATCTCATCGACACAATAAATATCATCTACATATTTTTGAATGATTTCAAATGTTCTCTGTCCCGGCTTTTTAACAGCGATCCCATCTGCCATTGTTGGAGTGGAGTCAACCATCACTGGTTTCTTTTCCTTTAAAGATGTTTTCATGCTTGGGCAGGCAAGCGCCTGAACTCCATATACGGCTATATGGGGGTTTTTCTCCTTTACAGCTAGTGCAACTCCCGCAATTAGCCCACCGCCTCCTACAGGGCAAATAATCGCCTCTACGTCTTGGAGCTGGTCGAGTATCTCTAATCCAACTGTTCCTTGTCCGGCAATAATCGCTTCATCATCAAAAGCATGAATAAAGGTGGCGTCCCTTTGCTCTTTTAGCTCCAATGCATATGCAAGGGCATCATCGAATGTGCCTCCTTCTTGGAGTACCTGTGCTCCATACTGTTTCGTAGCCAGTACCTTACTAAGGGGTGCACCCTTTGGCATTACAATCGTACAGTCTACGCCAAGCATTTGACTTGAATAAGCCACACCCTGTGCATGGTTGCCTGCTGAGGCAGCTACTACCCCCTTTTGCAACTCTTCCTTTGACAGTGAAATCAGCTTATTATAAGAACCTCTCACTTTAAAGGACCCAGTCTTTTGGAGGTTTTCAAGCTTTAAATATACTTCATTATGAGAAAGCAGACTAAATGTCTTGGAGTAGTCTAGAGGCGTGCTATGGACAACCCCCTTCATCTTTTCCCTTGCAATGATAATATCATCTACATTCACATTTCTTCCTCCTGTTTACATACTTTTTCTTAGGGTGTACTGCTAAAAAGTAAACTATGAATTATTTCCGGGAAATAATATCAATATAGAGGTTTGGGGCTTTTGTAGGAGAAATAATGATATAAATATCCCGTTTTTTAGGAAAATTGGAATATGAACAATTACACAAAAATTGGAACTTTAGGAATAGGCTTTTGTATCTAATTAACTATATATTCTAAAAATTCATTATGTTACTATTATTTGGAAAACGTATAGAGATAAAAGGGAGGAACCAGAAGTTGAAAAAGAAAAAGTTATTATCAATTCTAGCAACTGGTGCATTAGCGCTATCACTTTTTGCTCCGTTATCAGCTAAAAATTCAAAGGCAGAGGCTGCTACTTCTACAACGCCAAAATGGGATGTAGAGCGTTATGGGGATCGAGTGGATATTGATGGTCAACTAAATCTACTAAGTAAAGATTCTTCATACTTAAAGCAGGCAGAAGCGAAGATTGCAGAGCAGGCTGCGAAGATTAATTTTAATGAAAATCAATCATCAGAAAGTGCTGCATCAACTAGCAGTTTTACATATGATGGGGGAACCAAACAATTCTTAAATAGAGGTTTAAAATTCAAACCATTTACCTTACGTAGTGTGGGAGAAAATGTTGAAATCTGGGTGGCTAATGACCTCTCATTTAAACCGGGTGATCCGCGCCCAGCTCATGTGGTAACACAAGCACAAGTAGATAAACTACGTGATGAATTTGATAATAATATTTACCCGAAAGCGACAGCGTTCTTTGGAACACCGGATGTTCATGATGGGTCAAAATCTCCGTTGGCAGGTAAAAATGTTCCTGCGGGATATTATGAGGGAAGCGACAAGGTTATCATGTTAGTAGATAATATTCAGGATGATAACTATAATAACCCTGCTTATCCATTCTTTGTTGCTGGATTCTTCTGGCAAACACTAGAAAACTATATTGATAGAAATATTATTACAATCGATACAAACAGCTGGGAAATTCGTTTAGAATCTACCTTCTTCGGAACAACCATTCATGAATTACAGCATTTAATCCATGCTGACAATGATGGTGCGGAAGAAACTTGGTTAAATGAGGGTATGTCTACTTTCTCTGAATATCTTGGTGGATATGGACATGACGACAGCTCTATTAACTTTTACTTAGACCATCCTGAGAACTCACTAGTGAATTGGGATGAACACCAAGGAGCAAAAACTGGTCCAGAAACAATTGCAGATTATGGTCAAGTTTACCTATTTACCTTATATATGAATGACAAATTCGGTCGTGAATTTATTCGTGACTTAGCACTAAGTGAAACACAAGGGATGAACAGTGTAAACGAAGTATTAAAGGCACATGGTTCTAGCCTTGACTTTACGCAACTTTATCAAAACTTTATTACTGCCTTAACACTAGATTCTGATCGGGTTGGTAATGGAATCTATAATTTTGACAGTATTGACCTTCGTGATGTAGTTGTGAATGCTACAACAGGTGCAAAGCGTGGCAAGACTGTTGACTTTGAAAAAGCTGTTACATTTGAAAAAGAAGGGGTACCAGCTTGGGGTGGAGACTTTAAAGAGTTAGATTTCCAAGATAAAATTAGAAGCATTTCTTTTGATGGTGTTGATTTCTTAGGAACTCCTTGGACATCAGTGGCAGATCCTAAGGACGCTACGAATAAAGTATTATGGGGGCGGACAGGGAGACGAAGCAGATAATGCTTTAATTTTTGAAGCAGATCTTACTGGTGTAAATAGCGCAACATTGAAGTTTGATAACTTCATCGATATTGAAGAGCAGTGGGACTTCGGAATGGTGCAAGTTTCAACCGATGGTGGAGCAACATGGAATAGTTTAGAAAATGGAAATACACGCAGCGATGTTGTTGAGGAAGGCTATCCAAAAATTAAAGAAAATGTACCTGGATTTACAGGAACATCTGCTAATTGGCAGGAAGAAAGCTTTGATTTAAGTCAATATGCAGGTCAAAAAGTATTAGTTTCATTCCGTTACTTAACTGACTGGGGCACAACTCAAGCTGGATGGTATGTAGATGATATTGCAATTCCAGAAATCGGTTATAGCAACGATGGAAGCTCTACAGACAGCTTCAAATCGTTCCAAGAACTAGCTGGTCAATATGTAAACTACACTGTAACATTTATCAACGAGAAGGAAGTTGGTAATAAAAAGGGTGCAAAAACGAATTACAAGGTAATCACAGTAGATCCATTCAATGTTACAGAAGAGGATGCACTAACTCTAAGACAGTTATTCAAAGATGGAAAGAACTATATGATTACATCATACGCAGCTCCTGCCGATGATAAAAATCCAGTTGATTTTTCTTATGAAGTACATTTGAAAGAGAAAACTGGAAAGAAGAAGTAAGAATTAAGACCGGATAATGACTTAAAATAGTCGTTATTCGGTTTTTTTATTATAAAAGTGACTCCGGCAAGCACCGGAGTCACCTAAAAAAGCCATTTCATTTTTATTTAAAGATTAACACTTTACCAACAGTACCATCAGGGCTTTCTCCAACAACACGGAATTTTAAGCCGTATTTTGGTACGTTGCGTCCTGCGTCAACAAGACCAGGGTTGCTGTAGTTTGCGCTGTCATCGAATAGTGGGTTACGTTGAGTAAAGTTGTCTGTCATTGTAAATTGACCAGGATAATTTAAGAACATTTTCTCTGATTTATTTAGGCCAAATGCAGCATCATGCATTTGATAGCGAGTAGAACCTACCGCTTTATCACTCCAGTAATTTGTATGCTGGTCAGCATCGACTACCCCTAAGAATCCTTCACCAGGGTGAATACCAGTCCAGTTGTCGTCCCCATAGGACTCATCTACATACCATACTACGAGGCCTTTATCATAAGACATTAAGCTTGCACCGCGGCGGATATTCTTTAATCCTATATCAACGCCATTGTGAGTTCTCCATTCTAATAAATAGTAGCGGTTGGAAAGGAATTTACCTTCGTCCTTAGTAAATCCTTCTAGTTTGAAACTGGATGTGCCTTCAGCATCATCAGTTAAAACTGATTTACCATTAACAGAAATTGAAATGTCATCAACATAAAAACCAGTTAATGAAACAGCTACATCTGTCCAGTAGTTAAATTTTAATTCAATATTTTTACCTGCGTAGGCAGAAAGATCAAACGAAGCGTTAACCCAACCATTTGATGCGCCAGTAATTCCGTTACCAGGATTTTGCTCGTTAGGATCGGTAGCTGTAGTAATATTACCTTTAATAGCTGTCCATTCATTACTGCCTGCTTCTTTTACTTGAATTGAAGCATAATCCCAGTCCGCTTCAATATCATACCAAGCTTTGAAGTTTAGAACTGCATTTGCAGCATTGGTAAGATCGACAGTAGTGGACATTGAATTGTCTAGTTCATCACCCTTGCCGCCGTAATATTCATATTTACCACTGGCAGGGGTATTAATAACAGTTTCCTTATCAGGTAAATCAACGCGAACCGCGTCGTTATTCGTACCCTTTGTTACTGCTTCGTCAAGAAGAACCGTTGTACCAGCACTAGTTACTTCTGTACTGTCTATAGTTTCACCACTTAGCCAGTTTCCGCCATGCAAAGTTTGTAGCATTTGTCTGGAATATGGGCTAATTCCAGGTGGTTGTGTACCAGGAATAGCACCTGTCCAGCTTCCGCTTGACATTAATGACCAATACTCTACTGGTTCACCTGCACCACTGTAAATGGTGTCATACTCATCGGGAAGACCCAAGTCATGTCCAAATTCATGGGTGAATACCCCTGCGGCCCCGTCTTCAGGCTCGATGGTATAGTCCCATGCACCTAATAGTCCGCCGAAACGGTCACTATTAGATGATCCACCAGGTACAGCAATAGGCCCTGTAGAAAGTTTTGAACGATGAGACCAAATGGCATCGCCGCCTAAGCTTCCGCCGCCTGCTTCTTCACCTACACCAGCATGAATAACCATTAAATGATCAATTAGGCCGTCTGGCTCTGCATAAACTCCGTCACCATCATAATCGTCGCGATCCCAAGCATCGTACTCTGATAAATCAACAGTTGGATCTTGTCCAGCTTTTGTTAGTGCTTCATAAACTAGTTGACGTGCACGAATGTCACTATCATCAGGACCAGGGTAGTTTGCACCGTAATAGGCTGCATCATGGTCTGCAGTGTACCAGCCCGCTATTTCACCTTCAACCGAGTAACTGCCGCCAGATTGCTGCTCATAGTATTGCTTCATAGAAACATAAGTTTTTCCATCTGGACCTTTATATCCATTGTCTCCAAAGACCATATCTTGGAAGTGTGATTTCGGGTAATCTTCATACCACATATCTGTTTCTTCTTTAGTGATGGAGCCTGTCCGATAATCCGGAAAGTCTATCGCGAGAACTAGAACCTTATCCGTACGAACTTCACCGTTGTATTCTTCTTCTTTAACTGGATCGACCGTGTTTTTCTTCGCTTGTCCTAATTTATTTCCTTTTCCATTCTTAAGACCATTAGATGTGGCCTTATTTTCTTTTATATTTGCAAGTGCCTTTGGTAAATTATCTTTTGTCTTTGTTGATTGGCTCTTTGCTTTTAAATAGACTTTTAATGCTTTTTCCGCTTCGGCAGGGCTAGCATTTTTTGCTAGTTTGCCTTCGCGTTTTAGCATTTCTATTAATCTCTCATCATTTGCAAGTGCTAAATCGGCAGTTACTCCCAATTTACTCCCTTTTTCTACTGCTTTTACGTTTAGCGGAGCTGCTGCAACATTAAACAATCCTAGACCGAGTGATAGTGTAAGTGCAGTGGATAGTATTTTTCTCTTCTTCATATAGAACCTCCCTTTATTTGTTTTTACCCCTTTTAATACAGTTACTACTATGTACGAATCCCTCCTTATTACAAAAGAATCTACTAATCTTAAAATGGTTCGAGTCCCTAAGAATATAGTAGTGTAATATGATGATATAATTTTGATTGAATATTGTAAATATTAAAATAACTACTTACAAAAATAGAAGTAATAATGCCAAAAACGACAACATTCTTCGAGGAATAGTTGGAATATTTTACAAAAAAGTTAAAATAAAGGGGTGTCCAACTATAAGGTAAGGAAAAAACCTGAGTCCAGTTGAACTCAGGTCTTTGTAAAATATTATTTTTGTGTAGCTTCATTAAAGCTATAGTAGAACTTAGCAGTGATAGAACCATCAGCGTTTTCTTTAATATCGGTTACATGAATTCCAGAGTCGGCTGGAGTGGCGCTATAGCCTTTCCAGAAGTAGTAGGAACCAGTATGAACATTAGAAGAGGTTGGAGTAATCTTTGCACCTGTCTTAAAGAAGTCTCCAGCGTTACCGCGGTTTAGGTTCTTTTCTAATTCATATTTTCCATCGGCCTGAAGTAGGGATAAACCATAATGGGTAACAACAGTGCCGTCACTTGCTGTTTGTGACTGATTAAACTGGAATCGTTTGTTCATCCAGTTTTCAACGTTGTTAGGACGGAAGCCGGCAGTTTGATATAAGTTTAAGATGTTTTCATCGACATGCCATGCTAATAATCCGTGAGAATCTGTACCTTGGCGAATTAAGCCTTTATTAAATCCATCTTGCTGTACGTTTTCGAATAAGAAATACTCTGTTCCGTTAGAACCTGGAACCTCCATCTTTACGATTCCATTTGTAGCACTGGCTTTATTAATAGGTGGTAAGGTAATTTCTTTGACTCCATCTGTTGGTTTAACTTCTTTTGGCTCTGCCCATCCTAGGAAAACTTTTGAGAATGGATCAAAGTGAGTAGGTGAGTTACCAGAGTAGGCGTTATTGTCTGGATAACGCATCCATGAACCGCCTGCCATCATTGAGTAGTTTCCAACACCTTCAGAAGTATATACAGTATCATAGAAATCTGGTAAACCTAAAGCATGGCCAAATTCATGAGCATATACCCCAGCTTGTGCAGGATATGGACCCGTTTTAGAAGCTTCATCATAGCTTCCAGTTGTTAGATTGAACCCTGCTACGTTTCCGCCAATAGCTGGCTGAATATTATAGTTGTCAACGACAACACCATCATATGTCATATCTTCTTTTACGGTTTTATTGATCCAAGCACTTTGACTCATTCCAGAATGAACATCTGCTGGTTTACCAGTTTCATAGTATTTACCATAGTATAATGCACTTAATAAACTCCATTTGTGGGACCAGAATTGTGCTGGGTCTTGGCTCCACTCAGCTCCTGTTCCTTCGTGAATAACAAAAACGTTTGGAACTTCGCCGTTTTCAGCATACTTTGAGAAATCTACTTGTGCGTCAGCAGCTTTTAATAGGTCACGGACGAATTCACCAGTATGAGCATCTCCGTTTACGTTACCTAGTACGTATTTACCATTCTCAGCATAAGTTCCTTTTTGGTCTAAATAATATGAAGCCCCTTTAGGAAGTTCTACCCATACAAATTCAGTGTTTTCCTTGCGAACTAAATTAACTCTGCCATTACTTGATTCTTTATAGGCATTTTGCATGGTGCGATCTGTTGGAGCCTTAACTCCGTTATATTCAGCATATTGTTTGAATGCTTCATAACCATATGGATTATATTCTGTACCAAAAATTAAGTCTTCATAGTAATGAGCAGGAACCTGTCCTTTTAGGTCACCAACAGGCTCATCGCCATCCTTATATTTTGCTAGGATTACTAGAACAGGTACATCTCCTGTAGCTG
This genomic stretch from Neobacillus niacini harbors:
- a CDS encoding immune inhibitor A domain-containing protein, whose amino-acid sequence is MFEADLTGVNSATLKFDNFIDIEEQWDFGMVQVSTDGGATWNSLENGNTRSDVVEEGYPKIKENVPGFTGTSANWQEESFDLSQYAGQKVLVSFRYLTDWGTTQAGWYVDDIAIPEIGYSNDGSSTDSFKSFQELAGQYVNYTVTFINEKEVGNKKGAKTNYKVITVDPFNVTEEDALTLRQLFKDGKNYMITSYAAPADDKNPVDFSYEVHLKEKTGKKK
- a CDS encoding immune inhibitor A domain-containing protein, encoding MKKRKILSTALTLSLGLGLFNVAAAPLNVKAVEKGSKLGVTADLALANDERLIEMLKREGKLAKNASPAEAEKALKVYLKAKSQSTKTKDNLPKALANIKENKATSNGLKNGKGNKLGQAKKNTVDPVKEEEYNGEVRTDKVLVLAIDFPDYRTGSITKEETDMWYEDYPKSHFQDMVFGDNGYKGPDGKTYVSMKQYYEQQSGGSYSVEGEIAGWYTADHDAAYYGANYPGPDDSDIRARQLVYEALTKAGQDPTVDLSEYDAWDRDDYDGDGVYAEPDGLIDHLMVIHAGVGEEAGGGSLGGDAIWSHRSKLSTGPIAVPGGSSNSDRFGGLLGAWDYTIEPEDGAAGVFTHEFGHDLGLPDEYDTIYSGAGEPVEYWSLMSSGSWTGAIPGTQPPGISPYSRQMLQTLHGGNWLSGETIDSTEVTSAGTTVLLDEAVTKGTNNDAVRVDLPDKETVINTPASGKYEYYGGKGDELDNSMSTTVDLTNAANAVLNFKAWYDIEADWDYASIQVKEAGSNEWTAIKGNITTATDPNEQNPGNGITGASNGWVNASFDLSAYAGKNIELKFNYWTDVAVSLTGFYVDDISISVNGKSVLTDDAEGTSSFKLEGFTKDEGKFLSNRYYLLEWRTHNGVDIGLKNIRRGASLMSYDKGLVVWYVDESYGDDNWTGIHPGEGFLGVVDADQHTNYWSDKAVGSTRYQMHDAAFGLNKSEKMFLNYPGQFTMTDNFTQRNPLFDDSANYSNPGLVDAGRNVPKYGLKFRVVGESPDGTVGKVLIFK
- a CDS encoding M6 family metalloprotease domain-containing protein; amino-acid sequence: MLKVLSKTGLTLALAGSIVAAGFQPTEAPSATKGTYNLSPADFVGAAPELAAKAKELGVDLSKVDPAEKANIGTKFQEPGDNHVAYKAATGDVPVLVILAKYKDGDEPVGDLKGQVPAHYYEDLIFGTEYNPYGYEAFKQYAEYNGVKAPTDRTMQNAYKESSNGRVNLVRKENTEFVWVELPKGASYYLDQKGTYAENGKYVLGNVNGDAHTGEFVRDLLKAADAQVDFSKYAENGEVPNVFVIHEGTGAEWSQDPAQFWSHKWSLLSALYYGKYYETGKPADVHSGMSQSAWINKTVKEDMTYDGVVVDNYNIQPAIGGNVAGFNLTTGSYDEASKTGPYPAQAGVYAHEFGHALGLPDFYDTVYTSEGVGNYSMMAGGSWMRYPDNNAYSGNSPTHFDPFSKVFLGWAEPKEVKPTDGVKEITLPPINKASATNGIVKMEVPGSNGTEYFLFENVQQDGFNKGLIRQGTDSHGLLAWHVDENILNLYQTAGFRPNNVENWMNKRFQFNQSQTASDGTVVTHYGLSLLQADGKYELEKNLNRGNAGDFFKTGAKITPTSSNVHTGSYYFWKGYSATPADSGIHVTDIKENADGSITAKFYYSFNEATQK